From a single Poecilia reticulata strain Guanapo linkage group LG2, Guppy_female_1.0+MT, whole genome shotgun sequence genomic region:
- the LOC103459550 gene encoding uncharacterized protein LOC103459550, with the protein MFQLVFHCLMVIMFSLKQAALLFSQLLQTTYVFAATATAGHYDVLVSRGDSVLLTCNISNKNATLINWTKDRWVFMYSFSSNQTFSNFSSHRLRIDTNIPSTLGIDNAQHDDAGLYTCHITQKKGLHNMSWNVTVPENQNGASSPQYIIFTLPSAFGLFLCCSALTVCLCRKYGTRKERRKPVQHQTQLQLGGQEVHDQLEGTGQWRSKKHRRDYMERLNSVYGQV; encoded by the exons ATGTTCCAGCTAGTCTTTCACTGTCTGATGGTCATAATGTTCAGCCTGAAGCAAGCTGCTCTGCTCTTCAGTCAGCTGTTACAGACAACCTACGTATTTGCAG CGACCGCTACAGCAGGCCACTACGATGTGTTGGTGTCCAGAGGAGACTCAGTCCTGCTCACTTGCAATATATCTAACAAAAATGCAACACTGATCAACTGGACCAAAGACAGATGGGTTTTTATGTACTCCTTCTCCAGtaatcaaactttttcaaatttctcCTCTCACAGACTGAGAATAGACACAAACATTCCTTCTACACTCGGTATTGATAATGCTCAGCATGATGATGCAGGACTTTATACTTGTCATATAACTCAGAAAAAAGGCCTTCACAACATGTCATGGAACGTAACAGTTCCTGAAAATCAAAACG GAGCCAGTTCACCACAGTACATTATATTCACACTACCATCTGCCTTtggattgtttttatgttgttcagCATTAACTGTCTGCCTCTGCAG AAAATATGGCACCAGAAAAGAAAGACGGAAACCAGTCCAACACCAGACTCAGCTTCAATTGGGAGGACAg GAAGTCCACGATCAGCTGGAAGGTACAGGTCAGTGGAGGAGCAAAAAGCACAGAAGAGACTACATGGAAAGACTGAATTCTGTMTATGGTCAAGTCTGA